In a genomic window of uncultured Flavobacterium sp.:
- a CDS encoding CorA family divalent cation transporter produces the protein MIIELLDTNKNITRVKSIDEIPKDLKGINSVQVVNYAKKDVPVFEKLFDIDTTILNNSEDIEISSHYLEKENQLAFNFSFPYFTPQNKVEEVIVSFILKEKIMFSFMDINFEKFIPENKKQEHFDKIKNLPFTIDTFLQMMIGIVPDYFADLTEIISKNIKTIYLRLQKENDFSEQGLNEITALKFNNFIIKESLNEFRRILLMLRKSEKLEAEVKDAILLELTDLTVINEYVQNNFERLEDLKDYVSTRIDLQQNKIFKTLTIITMCISLPMLVAGIYGMNFKNMPELDWEYGYVFAITLILLCFVVPLIWFKRKKWLN, from the coding sequence ATGATTATTGAACTTTTAGATACCAATAAAAATATTACAAGAGTAAAAAGCATCGATGAAATTCCGAAAGATCTGAAGGGAATAAATAGTGTTCAGGTTGTAAATTACGCCAAGAAAGACGTTCCGGTTTTTGAAAAGCTTTTTGATATCGATACCACAATTCTTAACAATAGCGAGGATATTGAAATTAGTTCGCATTATTTAGAAAAAGAAAATCAGCTGGCATTTAATTTTTCGTTCCCTTATTTTACGCCACAAAATAAAGTCGAAGAAGTGATTGTTTCCTTTATTCTTAAAGAAAAAATCATGTTTTCGTTTATGGATATTAATTTTGAGAAGTTTATTCCTGAAAATAAAAAACAAGAACATTTCGATAAAATAAAAAATCTGCCTTTTACAATAGATACATTTCTACAAATGATGATTGGAATTGTTCCCGATTATTTTGCGGATTTAACGGAGATTATTTCAAAGAATATCAAAACAATTTATTTGAGATTACAAAAGGAAAATGACTTTTCTGAACAAGGATTAAATGAAATAACTGCTTTGAAGTTCAATAATTTTATAATTAAAGAATCTCTTAATGAGTTTAGGCGAATTTTATTGATGCTTAGAAAAAGCGAAAAACTGGAAGCTGAAGTTAAAGATGCAATTTTATTAGAATTGACGGATTTAACGGTAATCAACGAATATGTTCAGAATAATTTTGAGCGTCTGGAAGATCTTAAAGATTATGTGTCAACGAGAATAGATCTTCAGCAAAATAAGATTTTTAAAACCTTGACGATAATAACAATGTGCATTTCTTTGCCAATGCTTGTTGCAGGAATTTACGGAATGAACTTCAAAAATATGCCAGAATTGGATTGGGAATACGGATATGTTTTTGCGATTACGCTAATACTTTTATGTTTTGTAGTTCCGTTAATATGGTTTAAACGAAAAAAATGGC
- a CDS encoding NAD(P)H-binding protein, which translates to MKAIVIGATGATGEFLVDQLLEDKDYTTVTVFVRRSIGKQHPKLVEQIVDFSNIESFKDLIVGDVFFSCLGTTLKAAGSEENQLKIDFDIPAKFASLAKENGVSSVVLLSAYGASAQSKIFYSQIKGKLEDKIAELNFEQYIIFRPGLLLRTGTDRLGEKIMVPVLNVLNSIGILKKYKPLPTALLAEKLAKAPKKLPNGTFIIELKEIFGF; encoded by the coding sequence ATGAAAGCAATAGTTATTGGCGCAACAGGTGCAACGGGAGAATTTCTGGTTGACCAACTTTTAGAAGACAAAGATTATACAACAGTTACAGTTTTTGTAAGGAGATCAATTGGGAAACAACATCCTAAATTAGTCGAGCAAATTGTCGATTTTTCAAATATCGAATCGTTTAAAGATCTGATAGTTGGAGATGTTTTTTTCTCTTGTTTAGGAACAACTTTAAAAGCTGCAGGTTCAGAAGAAAATCAATTGAAAATAGATTTTGATATTCCGGCAAAGTTCGCCAGTTTAGCCAAAGAAAACGGAGTTTCTTCGGTTGTTTTGTTGTCTGCTTACGGAGCTTCTGCGCAAAGCAAGATTTTTTATTCTCAGATAAAAGGAAAACTCGAAGACAAAATTGCTGAACTGAATTTTGAACAATATATTATTTTCAGACCTGGATTACTTTTAAGAACCGGAACAGATCGTTTGGGCGAAAAAATAATGGTACCTGTTCTAAATGTGCTTAATTCAATTGGGATTCTGAAAAAATACAAACCTTTACCAACAGCTTTATTAGCGGAGAAATTAGCAAAAGCGCCGAAAAAATTACCAAATGGAACTTTTATTATTGAACTGAAAGAAATATTCGGTTTTTAA